One region of Candidatus Neomarinimicrobiota bacterium genomic DNA includes:
- the rpsJ gene encoding 30S ribosomal protein S10, translated as MAAQTLRIKLKAYDHRLIDKSTEKIVKTVKQTGAILTGPIPLPTKRTIYTVLRSPHVNKKSREQFQTKTHKRLIEILNASPKTVDALMKLDLSAGVDIEIKA; from the coding sequence TTGGCGGCCCAGACACTAAGAATCAAACTCAAGGCCTACGATCATAGACTGATCGACAAGTCTACGGAGAAGATCGTAAAAACGGTTAAACAGACGGGTGCTATTTTAACAGGCCCTATTCCGCTCCCGACGAAAAGAACGATTTACACAGTTCTCCGCTCGCCGCATGTAAACAAGAAATCAAGAGAACAGTTTCAGACAAAGACCCACAAACGTTTAATCGAAATACTCAATGCGTCACCTAAAACAGTCGATGCACTGATGAAGTTGGACCTCTCAGCGGGAGTTGATATCGAGATTAAGGCCTAA
- a CDS encoding 50S ribosomal protein L3: MTGLIGKKIGMTRLFSQDGESQAVTVLEAGPCTVTQVKTEEKDGYSAVQVGFGEKSEKQVNRPAEGHFKKAGVSAKRCLMEFPMGRGKKPELGDEVTVSIFGEGDFVTVKGVSKGKGFTGVVKRHGFSGGTKTHGQSDRLRAPGSIGQASDPSRVWPGTKMAGQHGNRNIVMQNLEVVKVDLKNHHLFLKGAVPGAKNGIVVVTK, encoded by the coding sequence ATGACTGGATTGATTGGAAAAAAGATCGGTATGACACGTCTCTTCAGCCAGGATGGGGAAAGCCAAGCCGTTACAGTTCTTGAGGCCGGGCCTTGTACTGTTACTCAAGTCAAAACTGAGGAAAAAGATGGCTATTCAGCGGTCCAAGTCGGCTTTGGTGAAAAAAGTGAAAAGCAGGTAAATCGTCCTGCTGAAGGCCATTTTAAGAAAGCGGGTGTCTCAGCAAAAAGGTGCTTGATGGAATTTCCAATGGGCCGTGGAAAAAAGCCAGAGCTGGGTGATGAGGTAACAGTTTCAATTTTCGGAGAAGGTGATTTTGTAACAGTCAAGGGCGTGTCTAAAGGTAAAGGTTTTACAGGTGTTGTTAAGCGCCACGGATTTAGCGGTGGTACGAAAACACACGGTCAATCAGACCGGCTCAGAGCGCCGGGCTCTATCGGCCAAGCGTCTGATCCTTCACGGGTTTGGCCTGGAACAAAAATGGCTGGCCAGCACGGGAATCGCAACATTGTTATGCAGAACTTGGAAGTGGTGAAGGTTGATCTTAAAAATCACCATCTCTTTTTAAAAGGCGCGGTACCTGGAGCAAAGAACGGAATTGTAGTGGTGACGAAATAA
- the rplD gene encoding 50S ribosomal protein L4, which produces MDLPVHNFEGEVISKMKVKDSVFKIEPNTDVVYRAVVSEMTNSRQGTHSTKTRSEVRGGGRKPWRQKGRGVARAGSIRSPIWKGGGVTHGPKPKDYLYKLPKKMKRLARRSVLSQRAGDKEIMVVEEISLASPKTKDFSYILNKLGIDGKKTTFFPAASNKNVALSVRNLPNVTIVEATNASTYDLLNAEVLLFEKDGLKNLNDQLAVN; this is translated from the coding sequence ATGGATTTACCTGTACACAATTTTGAAGGCGAAGTGATCTCAAAGATGAAAGTGAAGGACTCGGTTTTCAAGATTGAGCCGAATACCGACGTTGTGTATCGGGCGGTAGTGTCCGAAATGACCAACTCGCGGCAGGGGACACATTCCACTAAAACGCGATCTGAAGTTCGTGGAGGGGGAAGAAAGCCGTGGAGGCAGAAAGGTCGAGGAGTTGCCCGTGCAGGATCTATCCGCTCTCCGATCTGGAAAGGCGGAGGCGTAACTCACGGTCCCAAGCCGAAGGATTATTTATACAAACTTCCCAAGAAAATGAAGAGGTTGGCACGTAGGAGCGTTCTCTCTCAGCGGGCCGGTGATAAGGAGATAATGGTAGTGGAAGAGATTTCACTGGCATCACCTAAAACAAAAGATTTTTCTTACATTTTGAACAAGTTGGGAATAGATGGGAAAAAGACCACATTTTTCCCGGCAGCCAGTAATAAGAATGTAGCCCTTTCAGTCAGGAACCTACCAAATGTAACTATTGTTGAGGCAACGAACGCATCGACCTACGATCTGCTTAATGCGGAGGTCCTGCTTTTTGAAAAAGACGGGCTGAAGAATCTTAATGACCAATTGGCAGTGAATTAA
- a CDS encoding 50S ribosomal protein L23, with the protein MYKKRQILFRPILTEKMNQLEDSQNMYAFQVDPHSNKIEIKRAVEEKFDVKITKVRTMNFLGKSKQMSVRSGGRVIKTSGKRSSWKKAVVTLDKGFSIDLYDSGVES; encoded by the coding sequence ATGTATAAGAAGAGGCAAATATTGTTCCGCCCTATTCTCACTGAGAAGATGAATCAACTTGAGGATTCTCAGAATATGTATGCTTTTCAAGTCGATCCTCATTCAAATAAGATTGAGATCAAGCGGGCTGTGGAAGAAAAGTTTGATGTGAAAATAACAAAGGTCCGCACAATGAACTTCCTCGGAAAAAGTAAACAAATGTCTGTCCGAAGCGGCGGCCGTGTTATCAAGACATCAGGCAAGAGATCGAGCTGGAAAAAGGCCGTTGTTACCCTGGATAAAGGTTTCTCTATTGATCTTTACGATTCAGGAGTTGAAAGCTAA